CATCTGTTTGGTGGTGTCCGGGCGCGCCCTCGGTTTGAGCCTCTTGTCTGTGAAAACGCTCTAAATGCTGATATCTCTGGCTACTAATAACTCCTACTCCACTTCCATCGTCGATAGAATCGATGTGCTTTCGTTACACATGGTAAATGTCGCGTCGCCGTTGAATCGACTCGCGCATGTGTTGGGCTGATATGCGAATATGCGAGTTTGCTCTatgcctgtgtctctccacagcTGACCCCGCTTTCGCAGTGACGAACATGGCagttgcctctttctccggaGCTCGAGATGAACATTGTTTCTTCACAGCTAGGCGCGAGGCACAGCAGATTCCTCAGCGGAAAATAAGGGACGATCTGTGGTCGCGGAGCAACCTGACCGGTACGTGTCATAGGAAGGGCGATGGTAGACTCTGCAATTCCTTCTCCATGCTGTAACACTGCCGGCGACAAGAGTCTTGCTCAGTGGCAAGTATTGCGTGCACTAATCACGGCAACACAGATGGACAAAAGGCTTGTTACTGCAACCTCTATCATGACATTAAGAGGTGAATTTGGAAGGACCATCGGGCCGAGTGTTCACAGTTTCCCTTGTTCCTCTaccgcctcctcgtcggccTTCACAGCCAACGACGGGAACCAAGCGCAGTCAGGCTCGGCTGCCATGTCACTCTGAGTCTAACGATGCAGCACAGCTGGTGGAATCTACGAACATGCGTGCCACTTCCAGGCAAGCTAGAAAGGTTCGCATGCCTGGGACAAGCTCTGTCTGCACACAGCACTAGAGATAAGAGACGAGTCAAGGCAGTCTGACGCAAGGAAACTCTGCAGACCTGCACCAGGTTCCCTGGAAAAAAGTGAAGCCTATCGGCGATGCTCTGAGGGGCTGCAACCGGGAAAAGCTCCGGACACTCGCGAGCGAAACTCCACGAGCGAGCGCATATTTTGAAAGGGTGGCTGGCGCACTGTTTGTGTACGGGATCCAAGTTCTAGTGTGCTTTTCATGACCATCATGTTAAGAGCAGTAAGTGTAGTGGTGTCCAGCGTATATCTGAAAAACCATTATTTGTATACGAGCTGAGCACACGTATCACTTTGCGTTGTCAAAGATCGTCAGTCATGTTCTTCCCATGAAGTCAGCACCTCCTGGTGCCACAGCCAGACTTCCACCCCACACGAACAAAACACAGTTGCTGTCCTAGAATCTCAAACCCGACTACAGGCCAGCTCCAAAAACTGACTTCCTAATTCAGAAAAAGAAATACGACGGCCAATACAACAGCAGTAGACAGTGCCATGCACTTCACAGAAGGAACACTCGCATCTGATGCTGCACTCGTGCTTGCAGAGATAGTCACGTCGACATTGCAGATGCTGCTCGTGGTCTCACCGCCACCGTCGGCTTTTCCAGCTTTCGACTGTGCATATTTGCACCCTACGACgatcctcttctcctcctcgggAAACATGTCTGACGGAATCGCCAGCTTGTACGTGCCATTTTCTGGCGACGACGTCGTCCACCAGCTGTCTTCGTACTGCGGAATGATACTCTCGTAGGTTTCGGCACAGGATTCTTGCGCATTTCCGGTGGAACAGAAGTGTGTTCGGTAGTCTGTAGGCAGGATGTCGCTGTCATTGCCACAAATGAGGGTCAGGGTGTTTTGTGTCGGCGACAGCGTCACTTGCTGTCGGCTGGCGTTGCTGGTAGCTCCGTAGGCGCATTCGACAGTGTTCCCCGTTGTCTGAGACAGTTTGACGAGATTGACTGTCACTTTACAGGACGCGTCGGAGTTGCCGCTTTTTTTCATGCATCCAACGGAGAAGGCCTtgtcggagagaggaaggttGTTACCCGGAACTGTTAGGGAAAACGATTTGTTGTCACTGGAGGCGGTGTCGCCGATCCAATTGATTGAGGCAGCATTTTCGCCGCGGAGCAGATCTGCGAGGCTGACTGGCTGGGTTGCAGCTGGTGAGCCATCATTCCGGCATTTGCTCATGTCCGCATCCGCAGGACAGACTTTGCCTTTTTGGTCTGTTGAGCTGTAGTCAGGAACATGTTTTCCCTCGCAGATGAGAGTCAACTGGTTCGTTGGTCCTGAAAAGGTCAAGGAGGCCTCTTTTAGAGTTGATACGGGGGCTTCGGCACCTGCTCTAGAAACCTGACGGACTTTACCCTCGCTCTCAACGCAAGTACAGACAGTCACACCTTCGCTCTCACTTTGGCAAATATTATTTGCATTCTCGCCAGTGCTCGGTTCGGAGTCCTGCCCAGATGCTGCCCCTACCATCGGAACAACAACGCTTCCATTCCTGCGCATGCCCCCGCAGTCGACTCCAGCAACGACAAAAAAcaacaggagacagccaaATGTCACTCGACATCTCGACCCGGACCCATTGCTGCGACGATGATCGAGGCTAATGGAATATCTATTACCCAGCCCCATCTTGACGTTCACTGAACAGCTCCGTTGGTTCGTTCCGGTTGAAGACAGTAGAGTCTTTTGCAACACGAGAGCTTCTCCTCGACACAAATTCTCTCCCCGTACACCGTACAGATGTTCGATCGATTTACCGATCTGGAAAAACGATCGGTCAAAAGCCCCGATGAAAATACCGTGGAACGAGGATTGCAACTAGCAAAAACCCTTAGTAGCCTTTCTGAGAGATGCCTGCATGTGGTGAGTCTCCCTGTgccggcagagaggcgaaagagagcgggGGCACGGTCGCCTGTGTCTTGTCGCCCGCGGGTCTGCCAAGTTGTTGCAGACCAGTCCAGTGTGTCGCTGCTGATGTCGGGCGCAATGACTGCGGTCAACCGAACTTGGGGCAAAGGGGAATGTTGCAGACGACCGGTAgggctctctctcgccataAACTCTCTGTACTACTTTTGTATCCTGATGCACACTTGCTCCGAATTTTACCAGAGAACCATTTCGCCTTTTGAAAAAAGGTGAGGTATTTCTGACGCAGCCAAGATGAGGCACGCCTTATAGCGAGTGGCTTGCTTAGGTGCTTCCTTGCACATTGACGTTGTAGGGCTAGAGATTCGAACATCGACTCGTTTTACTGAGTTTATGTGTCATTCAGAGGGAACCCCACCACTCCGCTTGCACTCCGGCCCTCCTGGCACCGCAGCGGCGCACGTGAGCGTGGGCTCAATAGAACGGATTCTCGAAGGATGTTCCAATAAACAATGCTATTGGTGCTTGTGGCGTCGTGGGTCCAATTCCGGCTAGTGGTCAGTCGCTCTTGTTGGTTCTCCATGAACATTCGATCATCCACTCCGCATCAAGAACTCCACGCAGTGTGCAGGGACGCGGGCGCCCAACGGTCTGGAACCCAATCGGGACTGGATTTGAAACTGACGGGTTTTCGTTGCGATCAGAACGCCACCCGGGAAGATGCTTTCTCAGTGCTGTGTCATCTTAGAGTCACTCATTTTCCCCAGCCTTGTGTGATAGAACCCGCACCATCCCTACTGAGGATGGCACAACATTACTACGAAGTGGAATTCCGGTTGGCTCGTGCTTTGGGATGATGGCACGGTGCCGTCCCCGTCGGTGGTCCCTGCCCAAACGTACACTCCCCCTTAGTCGTAATTGAACTGGTTAAAAACCACAACCATATCTTCGTGGACGCTCCACATTCTTCGATGTCGGTAGCATTCACTCTAGCTACTGTAAAATACTCGTCTCGGACAGTAATGCTGGGCCAGCCCAAAACCAGCAGCTGAAGAATGTATTCATTTGCTGGTGTCTGAGTGAGCTATCACGATGAGCCTTTGTCTGTGAGAACGCTCCAAATGCTGGCGTCTCCGGCTGCTTTTAAACACTGCATCCTTGCAAGCCCGTGTCCTACTATTGTTAAGGAAGGATCTCGGTTCCCCCCTGAATGGGATTTGCGATCGTATGTGCTGCGCTGACATGGCAATTCGCTCTAGGAGCGCGACACACGTGTTCCTTCGGCGGGAAGGAAGGTACTATCTGTGGTTGCGGCAACCTGGTCGTCCGATGCCGCACGCAGAGCGGTGGTAAACTCTGTGGTTGCCTACTCTTTAGCAACAGTCTTGCTGAGCGACAATTGTTATCATTCCAGCGACACCTGCCGGTCTCTGTCGCGGACGTCTTTTCGAAGAGGCCTCGGACCCGAGTAAGACACGTACACATGACGAACCAACTGCGCGTCCTTCGTGTACTGGACCTCGCGCTCTGGTAACTGGAAAACATCAACA
This region of Neospora caninum Liverpool complete genome, chromosome Ia genomic DNA includes:
- a CDS encoding srs domain-containing protein, with the protein product MGLGNRYSISLDHRRSNGSGSRCRVTFGCLLLFFVVAGVDCGGMRRNGSVVVPMVGAASGQDSEPSTGENANNICQSESEGVTVCTCVESEGKVRQVSRAGAEAPVSTLKEASLTFSGPTNQLTLICEGKHVPDYSSTDQKGKVCPADADMSKCRNDGSPAATQPVSLADLLRGENAASINWIGDTASSDNKSFSLTVPGNNLPLSDKAFSVGCMKKSGNSDASCKVTVNLVKLSQTTGNTVECAYGATSNASRQQVTLSPTQNTLTLICGNDSDILPTDYRTHFCSTGNAQESCAETYESIIPQYEDSWWTTSSPENGTYKLAIPSDMFPEEEKRIVVGCKYAQSKAGKADGGGETTSSICNVDVTISASTSAASDASVPSVKCMALSTAVVLAVVFLFLN